One Rossellomorea aquimaris DNA window includes the following coding sequences:
- a CDS encoding DinB family protein, whose product MLELFSYNWEIREEWYNWCREIDPDELTKERTGGMGSILKNLFHVADCEQIWMNQLQGKPVIKKDLHTISTLDEVIEFSGMTRQQTENFLSLWTPAYGKNELNMTSRSGKTTLFTYQKVMQHVVTHEIHHIGQLSVWAREIGKKPVSSDLIFR is encoded by the coding sequence ATGTTAGAACTTTTTTCATATAATTGGGAAATACGGGAAGAATGGTATAATTGGTGCAGGGAAATTGATCCGGATGAACTGACGAAAGAGCGTACAGGCGGGATGGGGAGCATTTTGAAGAATCTCTTTCATGTAGCGGACTGTGAGCAAATTTGGATGAATCAATTACAAGGGAAACCCGTGATAAAAAAGGATTTACATACTATTTCGACACTTGACGAAGTCATTGAGTTTTCAGGAATGACCAGGCAGCAAACGGAAAACTTTCTGTCATTATGGACTCCTGCCTATGGAAAGAATGAACTCAATATGACTTCAAGGTCAGGTAAAACAACCCTTTTTACATACCAAAAAGTTATGCAGCATGTAGTGACCCATGAGATCCATCATATTGGTCAATTATCCGTGTGGGCAAGGGAGATAGGTAAGAAACCGGTGTCGAGTGATTTGATTTTTAGATGA
- a CDS encoding MarR family transcriptional regulator: MSISCREEEKIIVQLNDIYKQMSPKFERCTGISQSRLDLLHKLFEVEEISQTALQREVNIDSAAVTRHLKQLEGKGMVSRRKNPDDNRFTFVRLTEEGRQKIEAYREEKEIFISKVFKSFTKEERSVLSDMLNRIQDNVQDIEY; encoded by the coding sequence TTGTCCATCTCTTGTCGTGAAGAAGAGAAGATAATCGTTCAACTAAATGATATATATAAGCAAATGAGTCCTAAGTTTGAGCGCTGTACCGGAATCAGTCAGTCTCGGTTGGATCTTTTGCACAAGTTATTCGAAGTGGAAGAAATCAGTCAAACGGCTCTACAAAGAGAAGTGAATATTGATAGTGCAGCCGTGACGAGACACTTAAAGCAGCTTGAAGGAAAAGGGATGGTCTCCCGCCGTAAGAATCCTGATGATAACAGGTTTACATTTGTCCGGTTGACAGAGGAAGGCCGTCAGAAAATAGAAGCTTATCGTGAAGAGAAAGAAATCTTTATTTCTAAAGTCTTTAAAAGCTTTACAAAAGAAGAACGTTCGGTTTTATCCGACATGCTTAATCGTATTCAGGATAATGTACAGGACATTGAATACTAA
- a CDS encoding nitroreductase family protein, which yields MNQTKINDFNQIITGRRSIRNYDPSVKISKEEMTEILTEATLAPSSVNLQPWRFVVIDSPEGKEKLAPLAKFNQTQVKTSSAVIAVFVDMNSLDYADEIYNKAVEEGYMPADVRDRQLPSIKGLLQMMTTEQFREMNLIDAGLVSMQLMLAARAHGFDTNPIGGYEKDQIAEAYGMDKDRYYPVMLISIGKAADAGYKSVRLPVESITEWK from the coding sequence ATGAATCAAACAAAAATCAATGACTTTAACCAAATCATCACAGGTCGTCGTTCCATCCGTAATTATGACCCGTCTGTGAAAATCAGCAAAGAAGAAATGACAGAGATTCTAACCGAAGCCACTCTTGCACCATCATCAGTAAACTTGCAGCCATGGCGTTTTGTGGTCATCGATAGTCCAGAAGGGAAAGAAAAACTTGCACCTCTTGCGAAATTCAATCAGACGCAAGTCAAAACTTCTTCTGCAGTGATCGCGGTATTTGTAGATATGAACAGCCTTGACTATGCGGATGAGATTTATAATAAAGCAGTAGAAGAAGGGTATATGCCTGCAGATGTAAGAGACAGACAGCTCCCATCTATTAAAGGATTACTACAAATGATGACAACTGAACAGTTTAGGGAAATGAACCTCATTGATGCAGGGTTAGTATCCATGCAACTCATGCTTGCTGCACGTGCTCACGGATTTGATACAAATCCGATTGGTGGATATGAAAAGGATCAAATTGCTGAAGCATACGGTATGGACAAAGACCGTTACTATCCAGTCATGCTGATTTCAATCGGAAAAGCGGCAGATGCAGGCTACAAATCTGTTCGCCTGCCAGTAGAGTCCATCACAGAATGGAAATGA
- a CDS encoding putative quinol monooxygenase, producing the protein MIIIHAEFHINPTKEHAFLEEIRPLVAASRAEEGNISYELMKDTERESVYTMVEVWRDTAAVEKHNASEHFTSFVGSAPEYLAAPLDVKIYEGNKIEK; encoded by the coding sequence ATGATTATAATACATGCAGAATTTCATATTAATCCAACCAAAGAACACGCATTTTTAGAAGAAATTCGCCCACTTGTAGCAGCATCCAGAGCAGAAGAGGGAAACATCTCATATGAATTAATGAAAGATACTGAAAGAGAGAGTGTCTATACTATGGTAGAAGTGTGGAGAGATACTGCTGCCGTTGAGAAACACAATGCGAGTGAGCATTTTACTTCATTTGTTGGAAGTGCGCCTGAGTATTTAGCGGCTCCTTTAGATGTGAAGATTTATGAAGGAAATAAGATAGAGAAATAA
- a CDS encoding ribonuclease J → MHTNEQALSIFALGGINEIGKNMYVIQHRDDIIIIDCGGKFPDESLLGIDLIIPDVTYLEKNKDKIRGLIVTHGHEDHIGGIPYLLKKINMPIYATHFTLGLIELKLEEHRLIRETKLVTIDSDSNLNLGTIDVSFFKVSHSIPDCLGIVFHTPEGNVVHTGDFKFDLTPANHQYSDIHKMARIGDEGVLVLLSESTNAERGGLTPSEQMVGNHMDEAFLKATGKIFVSTFASNVNRVQQVVDASIKTNRRLALLGRSMINVVSVAMERGYLTVPDGMLIDAREIDALPPEKVAILCTGSQGEPRAALGRLSTGSFRDVYVYPGDTVILAASPIPGNEKDVSRILDHLFQLGAHVIYGSGSTTGMHVSGHGYQEDLKLMLTLMKPTYFIPIHGEYRMLHHHRILAESVGVETGNTFIIKNGEVVDFENSVARQTRTIPAGDTFVDGLSVGDIGSIVLRDRKQLSEDGMLIIVITLSKSEHSIISGPDTISRGFIFVRNSEDLLKDVNHLVKKVVDELSAENIRDWKEMKQAIKKDVGQYLFKHLKRKPMILPIIIEV, encoded by the coding sequence TTGCATACCAATGAACAGGCATTATCCATTTTTGCACTTGGCGGGATCAATGAAATCGGAAAAAACATGTATGTCATTCAACACCGTGATGATATTATCATCATCGATTGTGGAGGTAAGTTTCCTGATGAAAGTCTTTTGGGAATCGACTTAATCATTCCCGATGTTACTTACCTTGAAAAAAACAAAGATAAAATACGGGGATTAATCGTCACTCATGGCCACGAGGACCACATAGGTGGCATTCCATATCTTCTGAAAAAGATTAACATGCCCATTTATGCAACACATTTCACCCTGGGACTGATCGAACTAAAATTAGAAGAGCACAGGCTTATAAGAGAGACGAAACTTGTAACCATCGACTCGGATTCCAACCTGAATTTAGGAACGATCGATGTATCATTCTTCAAGGTCAGTCACAGCATTCCGGATTGTTTAGGTATTGTATTTCATACGCCGGAAGGAAATGTCGTACATACTGGAGACTTTAAGTTCGATTTAACACCTGCCAATCATCAATACTCAGATATTCATAAAATGGCCAGGATCGGTGATGAAGGGGTATTGGTCTTACTTTCTGAAAGCACCAATGCGGAGCGGGGAGGCTTGACCCCTTCTGAACAAATGGTGGGGAATCATATGGATGAAGCGTTCTTGAAAGCCACTGGAAAAATCTTTGTCTCAACCTTTGCTTCGAATGTCAACCGGGTCCAACAGGTAGTCGATGCTTCCATCAAGACAAACAGGAGGCTGGCATTATTAGGAAGGAGCATGATCAATGTAGTTTCAGTCGCCATGGAACGGGGATATTTAACCGTGCCTGACGGAATGCTGATCGATGCCCGTGAAATTGATGCATTACCTCCCGAAAAGGTTGCAATTTTATGTACGGGAAGTCAAGGGGAACCCAGGGCTGCACTGGGTCGCCTTTCGACTGGAAGCTTCCGGGACGTATACGTTTATCCAGGCGATACTGTCATTCTGGCTGCTTCACCTATACCAGGAAACGAAAAGGATGTATCACGTATTCTGGATCATTTATTTCAACTAGGTGCCCACGTGATTTACGGAAGTGGAAGTACAACAGGGATGCATGTATCTGGACACGGGTATCAAGAAGACTTAAAACTCATGCTAACATTAATGAAGCCGACTTACTTTATTCCTATACATGGTGAATACCGAATGCTGCATCATCACAGAATCCTGGCTGAATCGGTAGGAGTAGAAACAGGAAATACTTTTATAATAAAAAACGGTGAAGTCGTCGATTTCGAGAATTCCGTTGCGCGGCAAACGCGAACCATTCCTGCAGGAGATACCTTTGTAGATGGCTTGAGCGTCGGAGATATTGGATCAATTGTGTTACGTGATCGAAAACAGCTTTCTGAAGATGGAATGCTTATCATTGTCATTACCCTTAGTAAGTCGGAGCATTCGATTATTTCTGGGCCCGATACCATATCACGGGGATTCATTTTTGTACGAAACTCAGAAGACCTATTAAAGGACGTAAACCATCTCGTTAAAAAAGTTGTAGATGAATTGTCTGCAGAAAACATTCGCGACTGGAAAGAAATGAAACAGGCGATCAAAAAAGACGTAGGTCAATACCTATTCAAGCATTTGAAGAGGAAACCTATGATATTACCGATTATTATTGAAGTGTAG
- a CDS encoding O-methyltransferase, which produces MLVTSENIWTEVDQYFMSKLQVSDPLMDSVLKANSEAELPAIDVSPNQGKFLSLLARLKGAKRILEIGTLGGYSTIWLARALPEDGHLVTLEYSEKHAKVAEKNIQNAGVDRKVEIKIGAALDTLPTIEGEFDFIFIDADKQNNAKYLKWALELSQPGAVIITDNVVRGGRVIDENSDDESVQGVRHFVDMLSKEPRIDSTAVQTVGSKGYDGFVMGIVKR; this is translated from the coding sequence ATGTTGGTGACATCAGAAAACATTTGGACAGAAGTAGATCAATATTTTATGAGTAAACTTCAAGTATCTGATCCACTTATGGATTCTGTATTGAAAGCAAATAGTGAAGCAGAACTGCCTGCAATCGATGTATCTCCGAATCAAGGGAAGTTTCTTTCTTTGCTTGCACGGCTAAAAGGAGCGAAACGCATATTGGAAATCGGGACACTTGGAGGCTATAGTACGATCTGGCTTGCACGTGCACTGCCCGAGGACGGACATCTTGTAACCTTGGAATATAGTGAAAAACATGCAAAAGTCGCCGAAAAAAATATTCAAAACGCTGGAGTAGATCGAAAGGTGGAAATTAAGATAGGTGCTGCCTTGGATACGCTGCCGACTATTGAAGGTGAATTTGATTTCATTTTTATCGATGCAGACAAACAAAACAATGCAAAATATTTAAAATGGGCACTCGAGCTTTCACAGCCTGGAGCTGTAATCATTACAGATAATGTGGTACGTGGTGGAAGAGTAATCGATGAAAACAGTGATGATGAAAGCGTTCAAGGTGTTCGCCATTTTGTTGATATGTTGTCTAAAGAGCCCCGTATTGATTCAACGGCTGTTCAAACTGTCGGCTCTAAAGGTTACGACGGGTTTGTAATGGGGATTGTGAAGAGATAA
- the tyrS gene encoding tyrosine--tRNA ligase has translation MQHKWESLSQEQQAEVERQLSVYKNGVHEIIPETELRNKLVKSIATGVPLKIKLGLDPTAPDVHLGHTVVLNKLRQFQENGHIIQLIIGDFTGKIGDPTGKSVARKQLTDEEVKRNAQTYFEQFGKVLDKEKVELHYNSKWLSSLKLKDVIHLSSKITVARLIERNDFSNRLSSGKPVSLHEFFYPLMQGYDSVALESDVELGGTDQQFNVLMGRHLQEHYSQEKQVVILLPLLEGLDGVDKMSKSKLNYIGIDEDPNQMFGKTMSIPDELIIKYFNLITDLSLDEKSKIEKELIVGTLHPRDAKIRLGKTIVSMYHGEEAAGKAENNFQEVFQKGALPDDIPEIKWTGERRVPIITLLVELNMQGSKSEARRMIQNGGIRINSEKVLDMQLEVEIEDGLIVQVGKRKYKKLRIM, from the coding sequence ATGCAACACAAATGGGAATCACTTTCACAAGAACAACAGGCAGAAGTGGAAAGGCAGTTAAGCGTATACAAAAATGGAGTGCATGAAATCATTCCAGAAACAGAATTAAGGAACAAACTTGTCAAGTCAATTGCAACAGGAGTACCATTGAAAATCAAGCTGGGTCTAGACCCAACCGCTCCTGATGTTCACCTGGGTCATACGGTTGTTCTGAACAAATTAAGGCAGTTCCAAGAAAACGGTCATATCATACAGCTCATTATAGGGGATTTCACCGGTAAAATCGGTGATCCAACTGGCAAGTCTGTTGCAAGGAAGCAGCTGACTGATGAAGAAGTGAAGAGAAATGCCCAAACATACTTTGAGCAATTTGGGAAAGTCCTCGACAAAGAGAAGGTGGAGCTTCATTACAATTCTAAATGGCTGTCATCATTGAAACTCAAAGATGTGATTCATTTGTCCTCTAAGATAACGGTTGCTCGATTAATTGAAAGAAACGATTTTTCTAATCGATTGTCATCAGGGAAGCCAGTCTCCCTTCATGAGTTTTTCTACCCGTTAATGCAAGGATACGATTCCGTCGCATTGGAAAGTGATGTGGAGCTTGGCGGGACGGATCAGCAGTTTAATGTGTTGATGGGAAGACATCTTCAGGAGCATTACAGTCAGGAGAAACAAGTTGTCATTTTACTTCCTTTACTTGAAGGCCTCGACGGCGTGGATAAAATGTCAAAATCAAAACTTAATTACATTGGAATTGATGAAGATCCAAACCAAATGTTTGGGAAGACGATGTCGATTCCGGATGAATTGATCATCAAGTATTTCAACCTGATAACGGACTTATCTTTAGATGAGAAATCGAAAATAGAGAAGGAATTAATCGTAGGGACACTCCACCCTAGAGATGCCAAAATACGTTTAGGAAAAACCATCGTGTCCATGTACCACGGAGAAGAAGCAGCGGGGAAAGCCGAGAACAATTTCCAGGAAGTATTCCAAAAAGGCGCCCTGCCTGATGACATTCCAGAGATAAAGTGGACAGGTGAAAGAAGAGTGCCCATTATCACCTTACTTGTTGAGTTAAATATGCAAGGGTCTAAGAGTGAAGCGCGGCGGATGATTCAAAATGGTGGAATCAGAATCAATTCAGAAAAGGTTCTTGATATGCAACTGGAAGTAGAGATTGAAGATGGACTGATTGTGCAGGTAGGGAAGAGGAAATATAAAAAGCTTCGAATAATGTAA
- a CDS encoding metalloregulator ArsR/SmtB family transcription factor, which translates to MNKQIPLKDLSLDSTFSKYEKKFKALADQKRLFILHQITEMREMCVCDLSDKLDLPQSKLSYHLKILMDAELILKETRGTWSYYTLNHTELNHLLSEQLCCLFRKE; encoded by the coding sequence ATGAATAAACAAATTCCATTAAAAGATTTATCACTGGATTCAACCTTTAGTAAATACGAAAAAAAATTCAAGGCGCTTGCAGATCAAAAAAGGTTATTTATCCTGCACCAAATTACTGAAATGCGAGAAATGTGCGTATGTGACTTATCGGATAAATTAGACTTACCCCAATCTAAACTTTCCTACCATCTGAAGATTTTAATGGACGCTGAGTTGATCTTGAAAGAAACGCGTGGCACGTGGAGTTACTATACATTAAATCATACTGAATTGAATCACTTGTTATCAGAACAACTTTGCTGCTTGTTTAGGAAGGAATAA
- a CDS encoding permease, whose translation MTILKDFIIIALELTVLFVGISFVIHLLQGLIPYKRMEELMDRSHPLWSALIAVGFAFVTPFCSCSTIPIVVNLLRNKVRFPIVMIFLFASPVLDLTILSLMTYLLGWKVAIAYTFLTTSFSIIIGFALSAFGFEKQLKNVMVENFSAPENGIDIKKAIRETLTLMRDVYPFLIIGAGIGSIIHGSVPTEWITTYLGGENWWLVPIAAIIGIPLYIRLSTMIPISQILIAKGMALGPVMALMIASAGASLPEVTLLHSIFKKKLVIAFIGSVLFMSTMSGFLFYFI comes from the coding sequence ATGACTATATTGAAAGATTTCATCATTATCGCTCTTGAACTAACTGTGCTGTTTGTCGGGATTTCATTTGTTATTCATTTACTTCAAGGACTCATTCCCTATAAAAGGATGGAGGAGCTGATGGATAGAAGCCATCCTCTGTGGAGTGCTCTGATTGCTGTTGGTTTTGCGTTTGTCACACCATTTTGCTCCTGTTCAACCATCCCTATTGTCGTAAATCTATTGCGAAACAAAGTCCGTTTTCCCATTGTGATGATTTTCCTTTTTGCCTCTCCTGTACTGGATTTAACGATTTTGTCCTTGATGACTTACTTACTGGGATGGAAAGTAGCAATTGCATATACGTTTTTAACCACTTCCTTTTCTATTATCATCGGATTTGCGTTGAGTGCATTTGGATTTGAAAAACAACTAAAAAATGTCATGGTAGAAAATTTCTCAGCCCCTGAGAATGGTATCGACATTAAGAAAGCGATAAGAGAAACGCTTACACTTATGAGAGATGTCTATCCATTTCTTATTATCGGGGCAGGGATTGGTTCGATTATTCATGGTTCTGTTCCAACTGAATGGATTACAACCTATCTAGGCGGAGAGAATTGGTGGCTGGTGCCTATAGCTGCGATTATCGGGATTCCTTTATACATCCGATTATCTACAATGATCCCCATCTCTCAAATTCTTATTGCTAAAGGAATGGCACTTGGACCAGTAATGGCTCTAATGATTGCATCAGCAGGAGCAAGCCTTCCGGAAGTGACTTTACTCCATAGCATCTTTAAGAAGAAGCTTGTTATCGCATTTATTGGCTCTGTCCTCTTCATGTCTACTATGTCGGGATTCTTATTTTACTTTATATAA
- a CDS encoding GAF domain-containing protein, which yields MSNEYNIASSEYHSLIATSKKLFQSISKHLNVQKAYVTRRGEDAMTVLSSYNEKEEIIPEGYSVKYGDTYCRLIIMNENNEMHKINLEEDAITKELEVTSQLGVKGFLGVTLRDLQGDVFGTLCVMDKEEKNFCQTDIEYLQSMADILSYIVDLDQTKFNMNYLSVPIIPITEGIACLSIQGVIDEIRAKKIINKVLDYGSSHDTVYFIIDLSGLLILDGVFPTVFINLVKSLKIMGIESILTGITPGIAIHEKESGQLSQLPIVKVRNLESALKYIGFNLTETPTH from the coding sequence GTGTCTAATGAGTATAATATAGCGTCATCCGAATACCATTCATTAATAGCCACCTCTAAAAAGTTGTTCCAAAGCATAAGCAAACATTTAAATGTTCAAAAGGCTTATGTAACAAGACGAGGCGAAGATGCCATGACTGTTTTAAGTTCTTATAACGAAAAAGAAGAAATCATTCCAGAGGGTTACTCTGTTAAATATGGAGATACATATTGTAGGTTGATTATAATGAACGAAAACAATGAGATGCATAAGATAAACCTTGAAGAAGATGCCATCACCAAAGAATTGGAAGTTACTTCTCAATTAGGGGTGAAAGGCTTTCTCGGGGTTACACTAAGAGATTTACAAGGGGATGTATTTGGAACATTATGTGTCATGGATAAAGAAGAGAAGAATTTCTGTCAGACGGATATTGAATACCTTCAATCCATGGCAGATATTCTGTCTTATATCGTGGATTTGGATCAAACCAAATTTAATATGAATTACTTGAGTGTTCCGATTATCCCGATTACAGAAGGAATAGCCTGCCTTAGTATCCAAGGAGTCATCGATGAAATACGTGCAAAAAAAATAATTAACAAAGTTCTCGATTATGGCTCCAGTCATGATACGGTGTACTTTATTATCGACTTATCCGGTCTGCTCATTTTAGATGGAGTATTTCCTACGGTATTTATTAACTTAGTAAAATCACTTAAGATAATGGGTATTGAATCCATTCTCACAGGAATCACACCTGGTATTGCGATTCACGAAAAGGAAAGCGGACAATTATCTCAACTACCTATTGTTAAGGTACGCAATTTAGAATCTGCCTTGAAGTATATTGGCTTTAATTTAACCGAAACGCCGACTCATTGA
- a CDS encoding GNAT family N-acetyltransferase translates to MSTITIEKARIEDADILTDMKRRVFDVEKEKWLSYKDNVVDYNIQPPGYDSVEMGKYMILELNYFKILYQEELVGGVIVTLEGKRHGRVDRIFVDPDYQGKGIGSSAIRLIEEKFPQVNSWELETSSRQLNNHAFYEKMGYKKIFESEDEFCYEKRIQLDATEEGETREVLIQGDTLRQVDLSRLQVEQSDITETDFYGISGSHFTFSNSNLMGAQFSNCNLSESRFQNINFKKSLIADLNLSHSEFAHVTFGGVYVHDTTLEDEGEPVRFERCDLKGSQFKSCNLNNVELIDCETEGMRINNILVKDLLDAYEVVLKKR, encoded by the coding sequence ATGAGTACAATCACAATAGAAAAAGCACGAATAGAAGATGCAGATATCCTTACAGATATGAAAAGGAGAGTGTTTGATGTTGAAAAAGAAAAATGGCTATCATATAAAGATAATGTCGTCGATTACAATATCCAGCCACCAGGCTACGACTCCGTAGAGATGGGAAAGTATATGATCCTAGAATTGAATTATTTCAAAATCCTTTATCAAGAAGAGCTTGTTGGAGGTGTGATTGTCACGTTAGAGGGAAAGCGCCATGGAAGAGTCGACCGTATCTTTGTTGATCCGGATTACCAGGGAAAAGGAATCGGTTCATCAGCCATAAGATTAATAGAAGAGAAGTTTCCACAGGTGAATTCGTGGGAACTCGAGACATCCAGCCGGCAGCTGAATAATCATGCCTTTTACGAAAAGATGGGGTACAAGAAAATCTTTGAATCAGAAGATGAATTCTGCTATGAGAAAAGGATACAACTTGATGCTACAGAAGAGGGTGAGACGAGGGAGGTTCTCATTCAAGGTGATACCTTGAGACAAGTTGACCTTTCTCGGCTGCAGGTGGAACAGAGCGACATAACGGAGACAGATTTCTATGGGATCTCCGGGAGTCACTTCACATTTAGCAACAGTAACCTAATGGGAGCTCAATTTAGCAATTGCAATCTAAGTGAATCCCGCTTTCAAAATATTAATTTCAAAAAATCCCTGATTGCTGATTTGAATCTTTCACATAGTGAATTCGCCCATGTGACTTTCGGTGGCGTTTATGTTCATGACACGACTCTTGAAGATGAGGGTGAGCCTGTAAGATTTGAGCGTTGTGATCTTAAAGGGAGCCAGTTTAAAAGTTGTAATCTGAATAATGTAGAATTAATAGATTGTGAGACGGAGGGAATGAGGATCAACAATATTTTGGTTAAGGATCTTTTAGATGCGTATGAAGTAGTACTTAAGAAGAGGTAA
- a CDS encoding ferritin family protein encodes MNPYQFYRQFKPFHLDGYSRVQENQSLIKDIQKAINGEYSAIACYKKLAKLASTVEEKNRIREIRKDEMRHFKAFSDIYTNITGVPPTPQLQEGCPDSYKKGLEFSINDEQETVDFYLEIADGAQDTYIKESFRRAAADEQNHAVWFLFFFIKNQGRGRQDRQMNYGAKGALDATSLTVPQMLVYAMQDEYLAQARYDRIIQNFGNVRTFLRIKEAEIRHISALQTLFQRYGVPLPEDNSQAYTSTPDSIKSAYAAGVQGEIDNIAMYNKFLTYNLPQDVRIVFTQLRNASQNHLAAFERGLAR; translated from the coding sequence ATGAATCCTTATCAGTTTTATCGTCAATTCAAACCTTTTCACTTAGATGGTTACTCGCGGGTTCAGGAGAATCAATCACTGATAAAAGATATACAAAAGGCAATTAACGGAGAATATAGTGCGATCGCTTGTTATAAAAAACTTGCAAAATTGGCCTCAACCGTAGAAGAGAAAAATCGCATTCGAGAAATTCGAAAAGATGAAATGCGCCATTTCAAAGCTTTCAGTGATATCTATACGAATATAACAGGAGTCCCGCCCACCCCTCAATTGCAAGAAGGTTGTCCTGATTCATACAAAAAAGGTCTTGAATTCTCCATAAATGACGAGCAAGAAACGGTTGATTTCTATTTAGAGATTGCTGATGGAGCCCAAGATACCTATATAAAGGAATCATTCCGTCGAGCTGCCGCAGATGAACAAAATCATGCCGTTTGGTTTTTGTTTTTCTTTATCAAAAACCAAGGAAGAGGGAGACAGGATAGGCAAATGAATTACGGCGCAAAAGGAGCACTTGATGCAACTTCACTCACTGTTCCTCAAATGCTCGTTTATGCCATGCAGGATGAATACCTGGCTCAGGCTAGATACGATCGAATCATACAGAATTTCGGAAATGTTCGAACCTTCTTAAGAATAAAAGAAGCCGAGATACGACATATTTCAGCTTTGCAAACTCTTTTCCAACGCTATGGTGTGCCATTGCCTGAAGATAATTCCCAAGCCTATACTTCAACTCCGGATTCGATTAAGAGTGCATACGCAGCAGGAGTTCAGGGTGAAATTGACAATATAGCTATGTATAATAAATTTCTGACCTACAATCTTCCTCAAGATGTAAGAATTGTTTTTACACAATTAAGAAATGCTTCACAGAATCATTTAGCTGCTTTTGAGAGAGGGTTAGCTAGATGA
- a CDS encoding acetate uptake transporter, giving the protein MNQTQNIQRVQITTADPSALGLFGLAMVTLVASSAKLGWTDGVSFVLPWAIFLGGIAQLIACFGDAKHNNTFGSTAFGAFGLFWLGVGTSWLISFGVFGEAAAAAVDPHQLGIAYIGYLIFSIFMTVGAMETHKVLFIIFVLIDFLFIGLSLSTLGIAPEAMHKLAAISELFIALFSFYGSAASVLNTHFGRETLPVGKPFGIFK; this is encoded by the coding sequence ATGAATCAAACACAAAATATTCAACGAGTTCAAATTACAACAGCAGATCCATCTGCTCTTGGACTTTTCGGATTAGCTATGGTTACCCTTGTCGCTTCTTCAGCGAAACTTGGGTGGACGGATGGCGTTTCATTTGTACTACCATGGGCGATTTTCCTTGGTGGAATTGCACAGTTGATCGCATGCTTTGGAGATGCAAAACATAATAATACGTTCGGATCCACTGCATTTGGAGCATTCGGTTTATTTTGGCTTGGTGTCGGGACATCCTGGTTAATTTCATTCGGTGTGTTTGGAGAAGCAGCGGCAGCGGCAGTTGATCCACACCAACTGGGGATTGCGTATATCGGCTATCTGATTTTCAGTATTTTCATGACCGTTGGCGCCATGGAAACACATAAGGTCTTATTCATTATTTTTGTCCTGATTGATTTCTTATTTATCGGCCTTTCCCTGTCTACACTTGGGATTGCACCTGAAGCCATGCATAAGTTAGCGGCCATTTCTGAGTTGTTTATTGCATTATTCAGCTTCTACGGCTCTGCTGCAAGTGTGTTGAACACCCACTTTGGGAGAGAAACACTTCCTGTAGGAAAGCCATTCGGGATATTTAAATAG